The following coding sequences lie in one Erwinia amylovora genomic window:
- a CDS encoding response regulator — protein MEAQKYSVLIVDDHPLLRRGLHQLLAMEPRFEVIAEAGDGEEALFKARQLLPHLILLDLKMQGMSGLETLKALRSSGISSRVVVLTASALSRDFTALQQAGAEGYLLKDSEPEDLLAQIIEVAEGRVARSPCLQASGPVESWKCDPLAILTAREQEVLKEVASGLPNKQVAENLAISEQTVKVHIRNVLRKLNVRSRVAATVLWLEFCR, from the coding sequence ATGGAAGCACAAAAGTACAGCGTATTAATTGTGGACGATCATCCATTGTTACGCCGTGGTCTGCATCAGCTGCTGGCGATGGAACCGCGTTTTGAGGTCATCGCCGAGGCAGGTGATGGCGAAGAAGCACTGTTCAAAGCCCGGCAACTGCTCCCACATCTGATCCTGCTTGACCTGAAAATGCAGGGAATGTCGGGACTTGAAACCCTAAAGGCACTCCGTTCAAGCGGCATTTCATCCCGGGTTGTGGTGCTTACCGCTTCGGCTCTGAGCAGAGACTTCACCGCGCTGCAGCAGGCTGGTGCAGAAGGATACCTGCTCAAAGACAGCGAACCCGAAGACTTGTTGGCGCAAATCATTGAGGTGGCTGAAGGTAGAGTGGCCCGAAGCCCCTGTCTGCAGGCTTCAGGACCGGTGGAGAGCTGGAAATGCGATCCGCTTGCCATCCTCACCGCTCGTGAGCAAGAAGTGCTGAAGGAAGTGGCCAGCGGCTTGCCAAATAAGCAGGTCGCAGAGAATCTGGCGATATCGGAACAAACGGTGAAAGTGCATATACGCAACGTGCTGCGTAAACTCAATGTCAGATCGCGTGTGGCGGCAACCGTACTCTGGCTGGAATTCTGTCGCTAA